Genomic segment of Candidatus Margulisiibacteriota bacterium:
TACCGGTGATAAAACTATATCTACGGTATTGGAATAAGAAATGGTTTTTTCGTCATTGGTATAAGGTAAAATATCTTCATTAGCACTCAAACCCTGGTCCAGAATTTCGCTCAAGTTGTTTATCCTCCCGTGATTAGTTAGGTGTACTAAAATTTCCGATTTTTACTCGACGCAAAATGGAATTACGGTGAGGCGCCAAGGAGCGAGCTCCGGAGGTGTGCGCTAGCACATTGAGGAAGCAAGCGACAAAGGCAACATAGCCGCAAACCATTTTGCTAAGAGTATATTGTTTTCTTTTCAGCAACGCCTTATTATACTAATTTAAAAATACAATATCAACTGGCAATGTTGATAGATACAAAAAATTGCAGTCAGGAGAAGGGTTGGATGCTTGAAAATTGTCCTCACCACGGTGTGTGCGGAGGGTGTAAACTTTATAATTTTAGCTATACTGAACAGTTAAAGCATAAAGAAGAAGTAGTAAAAAACCAATTAAAAAAATGTGCAACTACAATTTTGCCTGTTCTCCCCTCGCCTGTCCAGCACCGGTATCGCAACAAAGTAGAATTTACTTTTTTTACAACCGAACAAAATAAAGTTGGTCTGGGCTTTCATAAAAAGGGCTGTTATGACGATCTGGTTGACCTGGAAAATTGTCTGCTTACCCCTGCTTCCAACATAGAATTGATAAAAACGTTCCGCGACTGGGCTAACCGCAACCGGTTAACAGCTTATAACAAAACCCTGCATACAGGACTACTGCGTTATCTGGTGGTGCGGGACTCCTTTGAACAGCAAAAAAAACTTCTTATTCTGGTCACCAGCGGCGGGAACAAGCAGATGTTTGCAGAACTAATAACTTTACTTAAAAAAAATCCGGTAATCGGAGGATTTATCTGGTCTGATCAACCGGAAGACGCGGACGCGGTGCTGCTTAGAAACTGGGAAATACTTTATGGTGAACCTTTTCTAATGGATCGGATAGGACATGTGCGCTACAAAGTCCCGCTTAATTCTTTTTTCCAGGTAAATATCCAGGCCGCGAAAATATTATATGATCTGATCCTGGCCAAGGTCCAGCCGGACTCAACTGTTCTGGACCTGTTTTGCGGAGCAGGAACCATCAGCGCTTATTTGGCCGGCACTGCCAGATCGGTGACAGGTATTGAGGTTGTGGAAGAAGCTATTGTCAGCGCACGCGAAAACGCGAAGTTAAACAGTTTGTTTAACGCTGAATTTATTACCGGAAGAGTACGCGAGCAGTTACACCGAATGGAGGGCAAAGCCACTTTTGACGCAGTCATACTGGACCCTCCGCGGTCGGGAACTGATAAAAAAGTTATGGCCCGCATTGCCAGCCTCAAACCTCAGGACATTCTCTATGTGGCCTGCGGTTTTGAAAACCTGGCCTACAACTTGAGGTCACTGCTCAGCGAAGGATACAAAATAAATTCGGTACAACCATTGGACATGTTTCCTCAAACACCGCACGTGGAAGTTGTAGTGCATGTAACTAAAGGTTAAACATGATATAATTGCTTATCATGTCCATTGCCCGTAACAGAAAGGCCTTCTTTAATTATGAAATACTCGAAAAATTTGAGGCCGGGATTGTTTTACGAGGCAATGAAGTAAAGTCCATACGCAATGGTAAAGTAAACATTGCCGAGGGTTTTATCACAGTCAAACAGGGCGAAGCCTATATTCACAATATGACCATACAACCCTATGATAAAAGCAGTACTTTTGCCGCAGAGGCCACACGAGAACGCAAACTGCTGCTGCACAAAAATGAGATAAATCGTCTGTTCGGCAAGGCCAAGGAAAAAGGCCTGACGGTGATACCGCTGAATATTTACTTTAAAAAAAATAAAGTCAAAATGGAAATCGGGCTGGGTAAAGGGAAAAAATTGACTGATAAACGTGATTCCCTGAAGAAAAAATCCATTAACCGCGAAATAGAAAGAGAACTTAAATCACGATAAAATATGATTAAAGGAACACAGCCGGGTTATTGAACCTGAGCTTCTGCATGGTTTGATAGATAATTTTAAGCGTATTCTCATTGTTCAAAAAATACTTTTCCAGGTTAAATAAGGCCTTGCAGGCAGACTGGTTTTTGAAATATCCGATCGGAGGTATGGTCAGGGCTTGATATGCTTCCTTGTCTATGTAAGATAATTTTTCCAGAAAAATCGGTATTTTTTCATGAGGAAAATAGGAAATAAAATGAATCATTTGTTCATACTGAGCCAAAGGTGTGTCCAGCAGTTCGGCAACAGTCTGATGGTCCTTATCCAGTATTTCCACATATTGCAAAACAGATAATAAGAAGTGTGATCTGGAGTCGTTTTCGGCAAGTTTAGGTTTGGGGAACGCATAAAGATAATTCTCCACTTTTTTTTCCTGAATAAAACTTTTGCAATTAGCTATCCTTTTATTGATATAAAAAATCTGTTTTCGTTCCATCAGCTTCCCCAGCAGGTCCGGGTAATGTTCTTCAACCAAAAAGCAAAGCAAATCTACGTTGCCTACATTGAGATTATTAAGTATAAGATCGTTTACAAATTTCTTGAATTCGTTAATCTTGACCAGGTTCTGTAAAATATTCTGGAATTCATGCTGATAAGGATTTTTTGTCTGTAATTCTTTCCAATGCCGGTCAAGGTTGCGGGCAAAGGTAAGATTGATAATTTCAGCCACTATTGTTTATCCTTTTATGACGTTGATCAATATATTAAGTATAGCAATTAATATTCAACATTCATAGATAAACAAATGACAGTCGCAAAGAGAAGACTGGAGCCGATGCGCGGAATTGAACCGCGGACCTACTGATTACGAATCAGTTGCTCTACCAACTGAGCTACATCGGCTAAGAAAGTAAAAATATTATATCAGAAAGCTCTAAATGTGTTTAGTAAAGCCGCTTCTCCCGTTCAAAAAAACCTTTTCTTGACCCATCAACTTTATTTGATATAATTAATCCAAATCGTTGACAACAGGCTTGTGCTGGCATTAGGGCGTAAACTTAGATTGTTTGGAATTTAATGATGGTTAAATTAACACAAAAACAAGTTAAAAAAATCCAGGCAAAAAAATCTTCACCCGGCAGACTGCGTCAGCTCGAGGAAATCAACCAAAAACTTCAAAAAAAAATATCCCGGCTGAAAAAAAATATTGGGGATAGAGAAATTAAACGGAAACTGCAGGACAGCGTAGCTGAACTAAATGCTATGATTGAAAATATTCCTCTGGTTATTATGCTTCTGGATAAACATAGAAAAGTTAGAAAAATTAATATCCAGGGGACTAAATTTGTAAACAATTCCATGGACCAAATACTCGGTAAAAGAGCGGGCGAAGCCATGAAATGCATAAATGCTTCGGATGATCCGAGAGGTTGCGGCTTCGGACCGTCCTGTCAGGATTGTACACTTAGAAAGTTAATTGCCGATACTTTTTCTTTGCAATGTACGTTTCATCGGGTTGAGGTGAATTTATCCTATAAACTTAAACATAGCAAAAAAGAGGAAGTTTTTCTGGTATCAACATCATTTATTAAAAGTTCCGCAGAACCTTTATGCCTGGTGTGTCTGGAGAACATTTCCGACAGAAAACAAAAAGAAAAACTTATACGTGATAGCGAAGAAAAATATCGCTCGCTTGCAGAACAAAGCAATGCTCTGATCTGCGAAGTCGATGAACAAGGCAAATTTTTATATATAAATGCCGCTTATAAAAATATTCTCGGTTATAAACCGCAGGATTTAATAGGACATACGGCTTATGACATCGGTAAACCCGAAGAAAAAAA
This window contains:
- the rlmD gene encoding 23S rRNA (uracil(1939)-C(5))-methyltransferase RlmD — its product is MQYQLAMLIDTKNCSQEKGWMLENCPHHGVCGGCKLYNFSYTEQLKHKEEVVKNQLKKCATTILPVLPSPVQHRYRNKVEFTFFTTEQNKVGLGFHKKGCYDDLVDLENCLLTPASNIELIKTFRDWANRNRLTAYNKTLHTGLLRYLVVRDSFEQQKKLLILVTSGGNKQMFAELITLLKKNPVIGGFIWSDQPEDADAVLLRNWEILYGEPFLMDRIGHVRYKVPLNSFFQVNIQAAKILYDLILAKVQPDSTVLDLFCGAGTISAYLAGTARSVTGIEVVEEAIVSARENAKLNSLFNAEFITGRVREQLHRMEGKATFDAVILDPPRSGTDKKVMARIASLKPQDILYVACGFENLAYNLRSLLSEGYKINSVQPLDMFPQTPHVEVVVHVTKG
- the smpB gene encoding SsrA-binding protein SmpB, yielding MSIARNRKAFFNYEILEKFEAGIVLRGNEVKSIRNGKVNIAEGFITVKQGEAYIHNMTIQPYDKSSTFAAEATRERKLLLHKNEINRLFGKAKEKGLTVIPLNIYFKKNKVKMEIGLGKGKKLTDKRDSLKKKSINREIERELKSR